From the genome of Mycobacterium dioxanotrophicus, one region includes:
- a CDS encoding condensation domain-containing protein — MVAMKPIHDWAGEPGELVSWHPSRASVAKVREAPVSDVPVSYQQEQHLLAYRKHRSHGTDMARLNVPAWDIPGRCDVRAMTHVINAYLRRHDTFHSWFEYTDDDRIVRHKVDNPRDIKFVPTQHGEMSAHQWRDHVLATPDPWQWDCFHFGIIQRPAHFTIYISVDHVHTDAMFMGLAFVEIHMMYHALVHGAAPLQLPEAGSYDRYCVQQREFTAGLDGDSPEIRDWMSFLEANDGTLPRFPLPLGDPSLPYTGDVVTVELLDKEQGDRFESACMAAGARFSGGVFACGALAQYALTGAETYSVITPTTTRRTEAEFMTTGWFTGLVPITVPVSTASFAATARAAQLSFDGGMDLAHVPFERVLELADPQSGIRPPDPGVPMLSYLDAGLLSPGVIGEWQRLGGTIYSDSRSAYQVGMWVNRVEDRTTVTAAFPSNPIARESVLRYLDAMKAAYLRVIEGHDAVRPFTDVDDFDLKTA, encoded by the coding sequence GTGGTTGCGATGAAGCCGATCCACGACTGGGCCGGTGAACCCGGCGAGCTGGTGTCGTGGCACCCGTCGCGGGCCTCGGTGGCCAAGGTTCGGGAGGCGCCGGTCAGCGACGTGCCGGTGAGCTACCAGCAGGAACAACATCTGCTGGCATACCGCAAGCATCGGTCGCACGGTACCGACATGGCCCGGCTCAACGTCCCGGCGTGGGACATCCCCGGCCGCTGCGACGTCCGTGCGATGACGCACGTGATCAACGCGTACCTGCGCCGCCACGACACGTTCCACAGCTGGTTCGAGTACACCGACGACGATCGCATCGTCCGCCACAAGGTGGACAACCCGCGCGACATCAAGTTCGTGCCGACCCAGCACGGTGAGATGTCGGCGCACCAGTGGCGCGACCACGTCCTGGCCACCCCCGATCCGTGGCAGTGGGACTGCTTCCACTTCGGAATCATCCAGCGCCCTGCACATTTCACGATCTACATCAGCGTCGACCACGTCCACACCGATGCCATGTTCATGGGTTTGGCCTTCGTCGAGATCCACATGATGTACCACGCGCTGGTGCACGGGGCGGCACCGCTGCAGCTGCCGGAGGCAGGCAGCTACGACCGGTACTGCGTACAACAGCGGGAGTTCACCGCCGGGCTCGACGGGGATTCACCGGAGATCCGCGACTGGATGAGCTTCCTGGAGGCCAATGACGGGACGCTGCCACGCTTTCCGTTACCCCTGGGAGATCCGTCGTTGCCGTACACCGGGGACGTCGTCACCGTGGAGTTGCTCGACAAGGAGCAGGGCGACCGGTTCGAGTCGGCCTGCATGGCGGCGGGCGCACGATTCAGCGGTGGGGTCTTTGCCTGCGGGGCGCTGGCCCAGTACGCGCTGACCGGTGCCGAGACCTACAGCGTCATCACACCGACGACCACTCGGCGCACCGAGGCCGAGTTCATGACGACGGGCTGGTTCACCGGGCTGGTGCCGATCACGGTGCCGGTGTCGACGGCGTCGTTCGCGGCGACGGCCCGGGCCGCACAGCTGTCGTTCGACGGCGGGATGGATCTGGCGCATGTTCCGTTCGAGCGGGTGCTCGAATTGGCCGATCCGCAGAGCGGCATCCGCCCTCCCGATCCGGGCGTACCGATGCTGTCGTATCTGGATGCCGGTCTGCTCTCACCCGGGGTGATCGGTGAGTGGCAGCGCCTCGGCGGCACCATCTACAGCGATTCCCGGTCGGCCTACCAGGTCGGCATGTGGGTCAACCGGGTCGAAGACCGGACCACGGTGACCGCTGCGTTCCCGAGCAATCCGATCGCCAGGGAATCGGTGCTGCGCTACCTCGACGCGATGAAAGCGGCCTACCTGCGGGTGATCGAGGGCCACGACGCGGTGCGGCCGTTCACCGATGTCGACGACTTCGACCTGAAAACCGCATGA
- the pks2 gene encoding sulfolipid-1 biosynthesis phthioceranic/hydroxyphthioceranic acid synthase translates to MVEAPVTAVAVIGMACRLPGGIDSPEQMWQALLRGDDLVTTVPTDRWDAEEYYDPEPGVPGRSVSKWGAFLDDVAGFDADFFGISDREATAIDPQHRLLLETAWEAVEHAGIDPATLAGSLTGVFMGLTHGDYQLLAADAHSIEGPYGFTGNNFSLASGRIAYHLGAHGPAYSVDSACSSGLLAVHNACRSLHDGESDLALAGGVCIVLEPRKLASGSAQGMLSPTGRCHAFDVAADGFVSGEASAVLLLKRLADAERDGDRILAVVRGTAANQDGHTVNIATPSRDAQVAVYRSALSVAGVDPATVGLVEAHGTGTPVGDPIEYSSLATVYGTSAACALGSSKTNFGHSQSASGAVGLIKAVLALQHATVPPNLHFTQLPDQMACIETGLFVPQATVAWPGSDAYPRRAAVSSYGLSGTNVHAVLEQAPNATATERRDPKPSGSSLFALSATSADELRRTSGRLAEWLTDRPDVDVTDLAYTLARRRAHRSVRTAVLAEDGAGLIAGLREIADGEMPYEAAVAQGDRGPVWVFSGQGSQWAGMGAGLLTSEPAFAAAVAELEPLIARESGFSVTEAMTAADVVTGIDRVQPTVFAVQVGLAATLRARGVEPGAVVGHSMGEVAAAVVSGVLSLDDGVKVICRRSRLMSTIAGAGAMASVELPAQQVLSELAARGVNDVVLAVVASPKSTVVGGAKESIRALVAEWESRDIMAREVAVDVASHTPQVDPILDQLADELDDLDPAEPTIPYYSATLYDPRDLADWDADYWVDNLRHTVRFAAAVQAALEDGFRVFTELAPHPLLTHAVDQTARALDIPHVALASLRRDQVLPNGLLPVVADVHAAGARVDFSVLYPQGLLVDAPLPTWNRRQLILTRDPNELAPGGAVLAVHPLLGAHVRLAEEPERHVWQADVGTATQPWLGDHQVHNIAALPGAAYCEMALAAGRAVLGDDAEVNDITFDQMLLLEEQTLVSAAATVTGPGAAGFAVDTLQEGEQVRRSGARLLLDDSAATAPSYDVDALFVAHPQRIEGAEMRAGYSDRGIQYGPAFSGLVAAYVGAPHGDTVLAEVALPGSIRSQQGVYGIHPALLDACFQAVGAHPQLRDDRTGALMLPLGVRRLRAHGSTRNVRYCLARITETTPTGVSVDIDLFDEQGAVLLAIAGLQLGTGVSASGQRERTLNERLLAVEWRGQELPEEDFSDPGRWLLISMSDAADLMATKLADALKTHDVEVTTMAWPQHSDHAARAERLREHLAARPFSDVLVVTAPRSGATDEQSGIRGGDTVRHLVHIARELPEVHGEPPRLHVLTRNAQTVLAEDTVNLEEAGLRGLIRVIGMEHPRLQASQIDVDDYTDAARVVAQLVSGSDEDETAWRGGNWYVARLVPGPLRPEERRSAVINPAREGMRLQIRTPGDIQSLELAAFERLAPGPGQIEVSVTASNLNFADVLVAFGRYPSFEGRLPKLGADFSGVVTAVGAGVVSHQVGDRVGGISADGAWSTFVTCDANLAVTLPPSVPMNRAAAVPSAHATAWYSLHDLARMSAGDKVLIHSATGGVGLAAIAMARAVGAEIYATAGSESRRDLLRDMGIEHVYDSRSIDFAEQIRRDTDGYGVDIVLNSLTGAAQRAGLELLSFGGRFIEIGKRDIYGDTRMGLFPFRRNLSFYAVDLALLALTEPDTVRRLLEVCYQRIADGTLPLPQTTHYPLQDGATAIRVMGAAEHTGKLVLDIPHGGQISAVVPPEEAPVFQRDGAYVITGGLGGLGLFLAETLAAAGCGRIVLNGRSAPTPGAQAVIERIRGAGTEVAVELGDIAEPATAVRLVEAACATGLPLRGVLHGAAVVDDAVLANITDELVERDWAPKVYGAWNLHQATRKQSLDWFCSFSSAAALVGSPGQGAYAAANSWLDAFTHWRRSQGLPALAIAWGPWSQIGRGTGLAEDSGAAISPEEGAHAFSTLLRHDRAYSGYAPVVGTPWLAAFAQNSRFAEAFRSAGGNRGGGSAFLTELHALPRGEWQARMRRMIAEQIGLILRRAVDPDRPLAEYGLDSLGTLEVRTRIEAETGIRIGATDISTVRVLAERLCDALAPESPVAVPS, encoded by the coding sequence GTGGTTGAGGCACCAGTCACTGCGGTAGCTGTCATCGGAATGGCCTGCCGTCTGCCTGGCGGTATCGATTCCCCAGAACAGATGTGGCAGGCCCTGCTACGCGGCGACGACCTTGTCACCACCGTACCGACGGATCGTTGGGACGCCGAGGAGTATTACGACCCCGAACCCGGTGTGCCCGGGCGGTCGGTGTCCAAGTGGGGCGCATTCCTCGACGACGTCGCCGGATTCGATGCCGACTTCTTCGGCATCAGCGACCGCGAGGCCACGGCCATCGACCCGCAGCACCGGTTGCTTCTGGAAACCGCGTGGGAAGCCGTCGAGCACGCCGGTATCGACCCCGCGACCCTCGCCGGATCGCTGACCGGCGTATTCATGGGCCTGACCCACGGCGACTACCAGCTCCTCGCGGCCGACGCCCACTCCATCGAGGGGCCGTACGGCTTCACCGGCAACAACTTCAGCCTCGCCTCCGGCCGCATCGCCTACCACCTCGGCGCGCACGGCCCGGCCTACTCGGTCGACTCGGCCTGCTCGTCGGGCCTGCTCGCGGTGCACAACGCGTGCCGCAGCCTGCACGATGGCGAGAGCGACCTGGCGTTGGCCGGTGGCGTGTGCATCGTGCTCGAGCCGCGAAAACTGGCCTCGGGTTCGGCGCAGGGCATGTTGTCGCCGACCGGCCGCTGCCATGCCTTCGACGTGGCAGCCGACGGTTTCGTGTCCGGCGAAGCGTCCGCGGTGCTGCTGCTCAAGCGACTGGCCGACGCCGAACGCGACGGCGACCGCATCCTGGCCGTCGTCCGCGGCACCGCGGCCAATCAGGACGGCCACACCGTCAACATCGCAACGCCGTCGCGCGACGCACAGGTCGCGGTCTACCGTTCGGCGCTGTCGGTGGCCGGTGTCGACCCGGCCACCGTCGGGCTCGTGGAGGCTCACGGCACCGGCACTCCGGTCGGCGATCCGATCGAATATTCAAGCCTGGCAACGGTTTACGGAACGTCGGCGGCGTGCGCGCTTGGTTCGTCGAAAACCAACTTCGGCCACAGCCAGTCGGCGTCCGGCGCGGTCGGTCTCATCAAGGCCGTGCTGGCCCTACAGCACGCCACGGTGCCACCCAATCTGCATTTCACCCAGCTGCCCGATCAGATGGCCTGCATCGAGACCGGGCTGTTCGTGCCGCAGGCCACGGTCGCCTGGCCCGGCTCCGACGCTTACCCGCGTCGTGCCGCGGTGTCCTCCTACGGGTTGTCCGGGACCAACGTGCACGCCGTGCTCGAGCAGGCGCCCAATGCCACCGCCACCGAACGCCGCGACCCGAAGCCGAGCGGTTCGTCGTTGTTCGCACTGTCGGCGACGTCGGCCGATGAGCTGCGGCGGACCTCGGGGCGCCTGGCCGAGTGGCTGACCGACCGCCCCGACGTCGACGTGACCGATCTGGCCTACACCCTGGCCCGCCGCCGGGCACACCGGTCGGTGCGCACCGCGGTGCTCGCCGAGGACGGAGCCGGCCTCATCGCCGGACTGCGGGAGATCGCCGACGGCGAGATGCCCTATGAGGCCGCGGTCGCGCAGGGCGATCGCGGACCGGTGTGGGTGTTCTCGGGCCAGGGCTCGCAATGGGCTGGGATGGGTGCGGGACTTCTGACATCCGAGCCCGCATTCGCCGCAGCCGTCGCCGAGCTCGAACCCCTGATCGCGCGGGAGTCCGGGTTCTCCGTGACCGAGGCCATGACGGCAGCAGACGTGGTGACCGGAATCGACCGGGTCCAGCCCACGGTGTTCGCGGTCCAGGTCGGCTTGGCGGCGACGTTGCGGGCCCGCGGCGTCGAGCCGGGCGCGGTCGTCGGACACTCGATGGGTGAGGTCGCCGCGGCGGTCGTGTCCGGGGTGTTGTCGCTCGACGACGGTGTCAAGGTCATCTGCCGACGCTCGCGGTTGATGTCGACCATCGCCGGTGCGGGTGCGATGGCATCGGTCGAGTTGCCGGCCCAGCAGGTGCTTTCGGAGCTGGCCGCCCGCGGTGTCAACGACGTGGTTCTGGCCGTGGTGGCATCGCCCAAGTCGACCGTGGTCGGCGGTGCGAAGGAGTCGATCCGTGCGTTGGTAGCCGAGTGGGAGAGCCGCGACATCATGGCCCGCGAGGTGGCCGTCGACGTCGCGTCCCACACGCCGCAGGTCGACCCGATCCTCGACCAGCTCGCCGACGAACTCGACGATCTCGACCCCGCCGAACCGACCATCCCGTACTACTCGGCCACCCTGTACGACCCACGGGACCTTGCCGACTGGGACGCCGACTACTGGGTGGACAACCTGCGGCACACGGTGCGCTTCGCCGCCGCGGTACAGGCCGCCCTCGAGGACGGCTTCCGGGTGTTCACCGAACTTGCGCCGCATCCGCTGCTGACCCACGCCGTGGATCAGACCGCCCGTGCGCTCGACATCCCACACGTCGCCCTGGCGAGCCTGCGCCGCGACCAGGTACTGCCCAACGGCCTGCTGCCGGTGGTGGCCGACGTGCATGCCGCGGGTGCGCGTGTCGACTTCTCGGTGCTCTACCCCCAGGGCCTGCTGGTCGACGCGCCTTTGCCCACCTGGAACCGGCGGCAGTTGATCCTCACCCGTGACCCCAATGAGCTCGCCCCCGGCGGAGCCGTGCTGGCAGTGCATCCGCTGCTCGGTGCCCACGTGCGACTCGCGGAGGAACCCGAACGCCACGTCTGGCAGGCCGATGTCGGCACCGCAACGCAGCCATGGCTGGGCGATCACCAGGTGCACAACATCGCCGCACTTCCGGGTGCCGCGTACTGCGAGATGGCGCTGGCCGCCGGACGCGCCGTGCTCGGCGACGACGCCGAGGTGAACGACATCACGTTCGACCAGATGCTGCTGCTCGAGGAGCAGACGCTGGTGTCGGCGGCCGCCACCGTGACCGGGCCCGGCGCCGCCGGCTTCGCGGTGGACACCCTGCAGGAGGGTGAGCAGGTGCGTCGCAGCGGCGCCCGTCTGCTGCTCGACGACAGCGCGGCGACTGCGCCGTCCTACGACGTCGACGCGCTGTTCGTCGCCCACCCGCAGCGGATCGAGGGCGCCGAGATGCGCGCCGGTTACAGCGACCGCGGCATCCAGTACGGCCCCGCGTTCTCCGGTCTGGTCGCGGCGTATGTCGGTGCGCCGCACGGCGATACAGTGCTCGCCGAAGTGGCGCTGCCGGGTTCGATCCGGTCACAGCAGGGCGTGTACGGCATCCACCCCGCGCTGCTGGATGCCTGCTTTCAGGCCGTCGGTGCGCATCCGCAGCTGCGCGACGACCGCACCGGTGCGCTGATGCTGCCGCTCGGTGTACGCCGGCTGCGGGCCCATGGGTCGACCCGCAATGTGCGCTATTGCCTCGCCCGGATCACCGAGACCACCCCGACGGGCGTGTCGGTCGACATCGATCTGTTCGACGAGCAGGGTGCCGTGCTGCTTGCGATCGCCGGGCTGCAGCTCGGCACCGGCGTATCGGCGAGTGGGCAGCGTGAGCGCACGCTCAACGAACGTCTGTTGGCCGTCGAATGGCGCGGTCAGGAGCTGCCGGAAGAGGATTTCAGCGATCCGGGACGCTGGCTGCTGATCAGCATGTCCGACGCGGCCGATCTGATGGCGACCAAGCTGGCCGATGCGCTCAAGACCCACGACGTCGAGGTCACCACCATGGCGTGGCCGCAGCACTCCGATCACGCAGCCCGCGCCGAGCGGCTGCGCGAACACCTCGCGGCCCGGCCGTTCAGCGACGTGCTCGTGGTGACCGCGCCGCGCAGCGGCGCCACGGATGAACAGTCCGGCATCCGCGGCGGCGACACCGTGCGCCACCTGGTGCACATCGCACGCGAGCTGCCCGAGGTGCACGGGGAACCGCCGCGACTGCACGTGCTGACCCGCAATGCCCAGACGGTGCTGGCCGAGGACACGGTCAACCTGGAAGAGGCGGGGCTGCGCGGCCTGATCCGGGTGATCGGCATGGAGCATCCGCGGTTGCAGGCCAGCCAGATCGATGTCGACGACTACACCGACGCCGCCCGGGTGGTGGCGCAACTGGTGTCCGGCTCCGACGAGGACGAGACCGCCTGGCGCGGCGGCAATTGGTATGTGGCACGGCTGGTTCCGGGTCCGCTGCGGCCCGAGGAACGCCGCAGCGCCGTGATCAACCCCGCCCGCGAGGGCATGCGGCTGCAGATCCGCACACCTGGTGACATCCAGTCGCTGGAGCTGGCCGCGTTCGAGCGGTTGGCGCCGGGGCCCGGACAGATCGAGGTGTCGGTCACCGCGTCCAACCTGAACTTCGCCGACGTGCTCGTGGCTTTCGGCCGGTATCCCAGCTTCGAGGGCCGGCTGCCGAAGCTGGGCGCCGACTTCTCAGGTGTGGTCACTGCGGTGGGTGCGGGTGTCGTCAGCCATCAGGTCGGGGACCGCGTGGGCGGGATCTCGGCAGACGGGGCGTGGTCGACGTTCGTCACCTGCGACGCCAATCTCGCTGTCACGCTGCCGCCGAGCGTGCCGATGAACCGCGCGGCCGCCGTCCCCAGTGCGCACGCGACCGCGTGGTACAGCCTGCATGACCTGGCGAGGATGTCGGCCGGCGACAAGGTGCTCATCCACTCCGCGACGGGTGGGGTAGGGCTGGCGGCCATCGCCATGGCGCGTGCGGTCGGTGCCGAGATCTACGCCACCGCAGGCAGTGAATCACGGCGGGACCTGTTGCGCGACATGGGCATCGAGCATGTCTACGATTCGCGCAGCATCGACTTCGCCGAGCAGATCCGCCGCGATACCGACGGCTACGGCGTGGACATCGTGCTCAACTCGCTCACCGGCGCGGCCCAGCGGGCCGGTCTGGAACTGCTGTCCTTCGGCGGCCGGTTCATCGAGATCGGCAAGCGCGACATCTACGGCGACACCCGGATGGGGCTGTTCCCGTTCCGCCGCAACCTGTCGTTCTACGCCGTCGACCTGGCCCTGCTGGCGCTGACCGAGCCCGATACCGTGCGCCGGTTGCTCGAGGTCTGCTACCAGCGCATCGCCGACGGCACACTGCCGTTGCCGCAGACCACGCACTACCCGTTGCAGGACGGCGCCACCGCCATCCGCGTGATGGGTGCGGCCGAGCACACCGGCAAGCTGGTGCTCGACATCCCGCACGGAGGTCAGATCTCGGCCGTGGTGCCGCCGGAAGAGGCTCCGGTGTTCCAGCGGGACGGCGCCTACGTGATCACGGGAGGCCTCGGCGGTCTCGGGTTGTTCCTCGCCGAGACACTGGCGGCCGCGGGCTGCGGTCGGATCGTGCTCAACGGCCGGTCCGCGCCGACACCCGGAGCGCAGGCCGTGATCGAACGGATCCGCGGGGCCGGCACCGAGGTCGCCGTCGAACTCGGCGACATCGCCGAACCGGCCACCGCCGTTCGCCTCGTGGAGGCGGCGTGCGCCACCGGCTTGCCATTGCGCGGTGTGCTGCACGGCGCCGCGGTCGTCGACGATGCCGTGCTCGCCAACATCACCGACGAACTCGTCGAAAGAGACTGGGCGCCCAAGGTTTACGGTGCCTGGAACCTGCATCAGGCCACCCGCAAGCAATCGCTGGACTGGTTCTGCTCGTTCTCCTCGGCCGCAGCGCTGGTCGGCTCGCCCGGGCAAGGCGCGTACGCCGCGGCCAACAGCTGGCTGGACGCGTTCACGCACTGGCGACGCAGCCAGGGGCTGCCCGCACTGGCGATCGCGTGGGGACCGTGGTCGCAGATCGGTCGCGGCACGGGCCTGGCCGAGGACTCGGGAGCCGCGATCTCACCCGAGGAAGGCGCCCACGCGTTCTCCACGCTGCTACGCCACGACCGCGCCTACAGCGGTTACGCGCCGGTGGTCGGAACACCGTGGCTCGCCGCCTTCGCGCAGAACAGCCGCTTCGCCGAGGCGTTCCGGTCCGCGGGCGGCAACCGGGGCGGCGGCAGCGCTTTCCTCACCGAGCTACACGCACTGCCCCGGGGCGAATGGCAGGCCCGGATGCGCCGCATGATCGCCGAGCAGATCGGCCTGATCCTGCGTCGCGCGGTCGATCCCGACCGCCCGCTGGCCGAGTACGGTCTCGATTCGCTTGGCACCCTTGAGGTGCGCACCCGGATCGAGGCGGAAACCGGAATTCGAATCGGGGCAACGGATATCAGCACGGTCCGGGTTCTCGCCGAGCGTCTCTGCGACGCCCTGGCCCCTGAGTCGCCCGTAGCGGTTCCGTCGTGA